A DNA window from Aestuariispira ectoiniformans contains the following coding sequences:
- a CDS encoding mechanosensitive ion channel family protein, which translates to MEKLQKFWDIVVHVWQEGYMGIDFGRIFTAIAIFLLFLVFRRVFSRVVLRYISRLSRRTKTEADDRLLRAVKNPVRFIPVLLGLFFAEEYLNLTGDMQAFADNVVRSLVIFVLFWTIFRAADQFSYMLFRLDKVLQNSALVGWIGKTVKIIVAVLGVATILELWGISVASLIAGLGLFGVAVALGAQDMFKNLIAGILIIAERRFNVGDWVKVDGVVEGTVENIGFRSTFIRQFDKAPVYVPNTKLADNAVTNFSAMTHRRIYWKIGVEYDSSVDQLRQVRDGIEKLIIGNPDFAQPEEVSTFVRIDSFNASSIDILLYCFTRTTNWGEWLSIKEKLALDIKDVVEGAGTHFAFPSQSIYVHSLPGHMDGPEVFNPPQEQKSTG; encoded by the coding sequence GTGGAGAAGTTGCAGAAATTCTGGGATATCGTGGTTCATGTCTGGCAGGAAGGCTATATGGGGATCGACTTCGGTCGAATCTTCACGGCAATTGCCATTTTCCTGTTGTTCCTGGTATTCCGCCGCGTCTTTTCCCGCGTCGTTCTGAGATATATCTCCCGCCTGTCACGAAGAACCAAGACCGAGGCGGATGACCGGCTGCTACGGGCCGTCAAAAACCCCGTCCGTTTCATCCCGGTCCTTCTGGGCCTGTTCTTCGCAGAGGAATATCTGAACCTGACGGGAGACATGCAGGCCTTTGCGGATAACGTTGTGCGCTCTCTGGTGATCTTTGTTCTCTTCTGGACCATCTTCCGCGCCGCCGATCAGTTTTCCTACATGCTGTTCCGGCTGGACAAGGTGTTACAGAATTCCGCCCTGGTGGGATGGATCGGCAAGACCGTCAAGATCATCGTCGCGGTATTGGGCGTCGCCACCATTCTGGAACTTTGGGGCATTTCGGTCGCCAGCCTGATCGCCGGTCTCGGCCTGTTTGGCGTGGCCGTGGCACTTGGCGCGCAGGATATGTTCAAGAACCTGATTGCAGGTATTCTGATTATCGCCGAACGGCGCTTCAACGTGGGCGACTGGGTCAAGGTCGACGGCGTGGTCGAGGGCACGGTAGAGAATATCGGTTTCCGGTCCACCTTCATCCGTCAGTTCGACAAGGCCCCGGTCTATGTTCCCAATACCAAACTGGCCGACAATGCCGTCACCAATTTCAGCGCCATGACCCATCGGCGCATCTATTGGAAAATCGGCGTCGAATACGACTCCTCCGTCGATCAGCTACGCCAGGTCCGCGACGGCATCGAAAAGCTGATCATCGGCAATCCCGACTTTGCCCAGCCGGAGGAAGTATCCACCTTCGTGCGGATCGACAGCTTCAATGCCTCCTCGATTGATATCCTGCTCTATTGCTTCACCCGCACGACCAACTGGGGTGAGTGGCTGTCCATCAAGGAAAAGCTGGCGTTGGACATCAAAGATGTTGTCGAAGGCGCGGGCACGCATTTCGCATTCCCCAGCCAGTCCATCTACGTTCACAGCCTGCCCGGCCATATGGACGGACCGGAGGTTTTCAACCCGCCGCAGGAGCAAAAAAGCACCGGCTGA
- a CDS encoding CGNR zinc finger domain-containing protein, with protein MREWIEDDFVGGHPALDFVNTVDGQDKSRDRTRLTDWQDFQSWALASGLFDTSPTTVDSDLLLMEIHELREAGFAVLSALAHGHEVPDEAEKLLMKKVRDALSRAAFVHRGEAFSWEASGASSTVVVDRLVLAFEALLRSDELKRLRECGRCSWLFLDHGRGRGRRWCNMKTCGNRAKVETFRSR; from the coding sequence ATGCGGGAATGGATTGAAGACGACTTTGTCGGAGGGCATCCGGCCCTGGATTTCGTGAATACGGTCGATGGCCAGGACAAGTCACGGGACCGGACCCGGCTGACGGACTGGCAGGATTTTCAGTCGTGGGCGTTGGCGTCCGGCCTTTTCGATACATCCCCGACTACGGTGGATTCCGATCTGCTTCTGATGGAAATCCATGAGTTGAGAGAGGCGGGCTTTGCCGTTCTAAGCGCCCTGGCACATGGGCATGAGGTGCCTGATGAGGCCGAGAAACTGCTGATGAAAAAAGTTCGCGATGCCTTGTCCCGGGCGGCTTTTGTTCATCGTGGGGAGGCTTTCTCATGGGAGGCTTCCGGCGCGTCTTCGACAGTGGTCGTGGATAGGCTGGTGCTGGCCTTTGAGGCATTGTTGCGTTCCGATGAGCTGAAGCGGCTTCGCGAATGCGGGCGTTGTAGCTGGCTATTTCTGGACCATGGCCGGGGCCGGGGACGGCGCTGGTGCAATATGAAAACCTGCGGCAACCGGGCGAAAGTGGAGACTTTCCGAAGCCGGTAA
- a CDS encoding DUF721 domain-containing protein, which yields MGSPSDKQNQDKSKPARRGYTRLIGTMIPKLTRRALGRHGFDHVSVITDWDTIVGKDLAACSQPVRLSFPKGQRMGGTLHIRVTGPLAVQLQHMTPILIERINTHFGYGAVADVRLHQAPIRKKTDLWGKTAQRPAPPSKEAMARLDGELAEVEDEEIRAVLRRLGVSVLRQKNDTKSGQ from the coding sequence ATGGGCTCCCCATCCGACAAGCAGAATCAGGACAAGTCAAAACCCGCACGCCGCGGGTATACCCGCCTGATCGGGACCATGATCCCGAAGCTGACCCGCCGGGCATTGGGGCGTCATGGCTTTGACCATGTCTCCGTGATTACCGACTGGGATACCATTGTCGGCAAGGACCTGGCCGCCTGCTCCCAGCCTGTGCGGCTTTCCTTTCCGAAGGGACAGCGTATGGGAGGCACATTGCATATTCGTGTCACCGGCCCGCTGGCCGTACAGTTACAGCATATGACGCCGATCCTGATTGAACGGATCAATACCCATTTTGGTTATGGGGCGGTGGCCGATGTTCGCCTGCATCAGGCCCCGATTCGCAAAAAGACCGATTTATGGGGCAAGACCGCGCAAAGACCCGCCCCGCCGTCGAAAGAGGCCATGGCCCGGCTGGATGGTGAACTGGCGGAGGTGGAAGACGAGGAAATCCGGGCGGTTCTGCGTCGTTTGGGGGTATCCGTCCTGCGCCAAAAAAATGACACAAAGAGTGGTCAATAA
- a CDS encoding alpha/beta fold hydrolase, which translates to MLELPERFIHEGKPVAWGRIGDGQPLVLVHGTPFSAQVWRRIAPLLAKKWTVYYFDLMGYGLSDMTAGEDVSLGVQNGLLAALLAEWGLSRPSVLAHDFGGATVLRGYYLNDLRYEALTLIDPVAVAPWGSPFVQHVRQHEAAFAGMPGYMHDALLRAYLQTAACRPLGEEAFSAYMSPWQGKVGQAAFYRQIAQMDQAYTDAVEPLYGPMDCAVRLLWGKRDDWIPLPQGKKLAEKLTGGKPTVIPDAGHLVQEDAPEAIVAAMLA; encoded by the coding sequence ATGTTGGAATTGCCTGAACGCTTTATTCACGAGGGAAAGCCTGTTGCCTGGGGGCGGATAGGCGACGGACAACCGCTGGTCCTGGTCCACGGCACTCCTTTTTCCGCGCAGGTCTGGCGCAGGATTGCGCCACTGCTGGCAAAAAAATGGACGGTCTATTATTTCGATCTGATGGGATATGGCCTGTCGGATATGACGGCAGGCGAGGATGTCTCCCTGGGCGTGCAGAACGGATTACTCGCCGCCCTGCTGGCGGAATGGGGTCTCTCCCGCCCATCGGTCCTGGCCCATGATTTCGGCGGGGCAACGGTGCTGCGCGGCTATTACCTGAATGACTTGCGTTACGAAGCACTGACCCTGATTGATCCGGTGGCAGTCGCCCCCTGGGGCTCCCCCTTTGTACAGCATGTGCGACAGCATGAAGCCGCCTTTGCCGGCATGCCCGGCTATATGCATGACGCCTTGCTACGCGCCTATCTACAGACGGCCGCCTGTCGACCGCTCGGCGAAGAGGCGTTTTCCGCCTATATGTCGCCCTGGCAGGGGAAGGTTGGCCAAGCTGCATTTTACCGCCAGATCGCCCAGATGGATCAGGCCTATACCGACGCAGTCGAACCGCTCTACGGCCCGATGGACTGCGCGGTCCGGCTGCTTTGGGGCAAGAGGGATGACTGGATTCCCCTGCCCCAGGGCAAAAAGCTGGCTGAAAAACTCACCGGTGGGAAGCCGACCGTGATCCCCGATGCGGGACATCTGGTGCAGGAGGACGCCCCGGAAGCTATTGTGGCGGCGATGCTGGCCTAG
- a CDS encoding ATP-binding protein codes for MSDCDDSAPSALLALAALHTRHAVLITSADDRIQWVNQGFTDLTGWKLSEIVGKTPGSLLNGPETSPEVVQQFKNGVERGERISTTSLCYGKDGQSFWLKVEKEPVYSEQGRLEYFISIETDVTRYVQQEVMLDKSERRLRDAIEALGDGFAYYDAEDRLVICNERYKEIYSLSASHIYEGVKFEDLLRVGLDRGQYLDGLDDPEAWLQERLAAHRNATGETTEQLLDDGTWLHIKESHTRDGGVVGIRRDVTDLKEAQLAAEQAQARAEAANKAKSTFLATMSHELRTPMSSILGLIELLQFTDLDETQRKHIDDIKTTSESLLVLLNDILDLSKIEAGHVGLENQAFSPVELAHRIQSLFLPNAQSKGLRLYLDIDDNIPDLVRGDPARLRQILTNLVGNALKFTLEGSVSICLRRQERFLIYEVQDSGIGIAADRLPDIFDPFVQGDSSVSRLYGGTGLGLAICKRLADAMGGTICVDSTPGIGSSFRIEIPFSPEKPETAVKPAIEQKPPPRTTSIKSPLRFLVAEDVALNRAIVVSILERHGHIAETVENGREAVDKLRNGKFDLVLMDIRMPVMDGLTATRLIRSEEKNGAHIPVIAITADVLDVQRDEILAAGIDAVITKPIDWEKLHNTISGLLI; via the coding sequence ATGTCAGATTGCGATGACAGCGCCCCCTCCGCCCTTCTGGCATTGGCCGCGTTGCATACAAGGCATGCCGTACTGATCACCAGCGCGGACGATCGCATTCAATGGGTCAATCAGGGTTTCACCGATCTGACCGGCTGGAAACTTTCTGAAATCGTTGGAAAAACACCCGGAAGCCTGTTGAACGGGCCCGAGACCTCTCCGGAGGTGGTCCAACAGTTCAAGAATGGCGTGGAAAGAGGCGAGCGTATTTCCACGACGTCGCTTTGTTATGGTAAGGATGGTCAATCCTTCTGGCTGAAGGTCGAGAAAGAGCCGGTCTACAGCGAACAGGGTCGCCTGGAATATTTCATCTCTATCGAAACCGACGTCACCCGCTATGTTCAGCAGGAAGTGATGCTGGACAAAAGCGAACGCAGGCTGCGAGACGCCATCGAAGCTCTTGGCGACGGCTTCGCCTATTACGATGCCGAAGACCGGTTGGTGATCTGCAACGAGCGTTACAAGGAAATCTATTCGCTGTCGGCCTCGCATATCTATGAAGGCGTCAAATTCGAAGACCTCCTGCGGGTCGGCCTGGATAGGGGCCAGTATCTGGATGGACTGGACGATCCGGAAGCGTGGTTACAGGAACGACTGGCCGCCCACCGCAACGCCACAGGCGAGACTACGGAGCAGTTGCTGGACGATGGAACCTGGCTGCATATCAAGGAAAGCCATACGCGCGACGGCGGCGTTGTAGGCATCCGCCGGGACGTAACGGACCTGAAAGAGGCCCAGCTTGCCGCCGAACAGGCCCAGGCCCGCGCCGAGGCCGCCAACAAGGCGAAATCAACATTCCTGGCAACCATGAGCCACGAGTTGAGGACACCGATGTCGAGTATTCTCGGGCTGATCGAGTTGTTGCAATTCACCGATCTGGACGAGACGCAGCGGAAACATATCGACGACATCAAGACCACATCGGAAAGCCTCCTGGTCCTGTTGAATGACATTCTGGACCTGTCGAAAATCGAAGCCGGACATGTAGGGTTGGAAAATCAGGCGTTCAGCCCGGTCGAACTGGCACATCGCATTCAGTCCCTGTTTCTGCCCAATGCCCAGTCCAAGGGCCTGCGCCTCTATCTGGATATCGACGATAATATCCCCGACCTGGTCCGCGGCGACCCCGCGCGCCTGCGCCAAATTCTGACAAATCTGGTGGGCAATGCGCTGAAGTTCACGCTCGAAGGCTCTGTCTCCATCTGCCTTCGCCGTCAGGAGCGGTTTCTGATTTACGAGGTGCAGGACAGTGGTATCGGCATCGCTGCGGATCGTCTCCCCGATATCTTCGACCCGTTCGTGCAGGGCGATTCTTCCGTCTCCCGCCTTTATGGCGGGACAGGGCTGGGACTTGCCATCTGCAAGCGTCTCGCGGATGCCATGGGGGGAACGATCTGCGTGGATTCCACCCCTGGCATCGGCAGTAGTTTTCGCATTGAAATCCCCTTCTCGCCGGAAAAGCCGGAAACAGCGGTCAAACCGGCGATTGAACAGAAGCCCCCTCCCCGGACGACGTCAATCAAATCACCGTTGCGTTTCCTGGTCGCCGAAGACGTTGCCCTGAACCGGGCCATCGTGGTGAGTATCCTGGAACGGCACGGCCATATTGCCGAAACCGTGGAAAACGGCCGGGAGGCCGTCGACAAGCTTCGCAACGGCAAATTCGATCTGGTCCTGATGGATATCCGGATGCCGGTCATGGACGGGCTTACCGCAACGCGCCTGATCCGGTCGGAAGAAAAGAACGGAGCACATATCCCCGTCATTGCCATAACAGCAGACGTTCTGGACGTTCAACGGGACGAAATCCTGGCTGCCGGGATTGATGCCGTCATCACCAAACCCATCGACTGGGAAAAGCTGCACAACACGATCAGCGGGCTTTTGATCTGA
- the mutY gene encoding A/G-specific adenine glycosylase, producing MTQKARNEDSIAGPVAERLLDWYDRHRRVMPWRAKAGETPDPYHVWLSEIMLQQTTVATVKSYFLKFLELWPTVEDLAAAPQDDVLTAWAGLGYYARARNLHKCAQLVANDLAGRFPNTEKDLLNLPGVGRYTAAAISSIAFDTRSVVVDGNVERVMARLFDSHAELPKEKGEFYRLAGLCTPDLRPGDYAQAVMDLGATICTPKNPKCTLCPLVDLCQGKPHAESLPRKAPKKTKPVRRGYAFWLERRDGTILLCKRPDKGLLGGMVGFPGSEWTEDSLPPAPNTVPIPVTNLTEISGMVRHTFTHFHLELSLFKGDVVQDRYEHLPEKHFWARPEEFGDHALPTVMRKAADLAIDALKGEE from the coding sequence ATGACACAGAAAGCAAGAAATGAGGACAGCATCGCAGGCCCTGTCGCGGAACGCCTGCTGGACTGGTACGACCGCCACCGCCGGGTTATGCCCTGGCGGGCGAAAGCAGGCGAAACGCCTGACCCTTACCATGTCTGGCTCAGCGAAATCATGCTGCAGCAGACAACAGTCGCAACCGTCAAAAGCTATTTCCTGAAATTCCTGGAGCTTTGGCCCACGGTCGAGGATTTGGCCGCCGCACCGCAGGACGATGTGCTCACTGCCTGGGCGGGATTGGGTTATTATGCCCGCGCACGCAATCTGCATAAATGCGCGCAGCTGGTCGCAAATGATCTGGCCGGTCGTTTTCCGAATACCGAAAAGGACCTGCTGAATTTACCCGGCGTGGGGCGTTACACCGCCGCCGCCATTTCGTCCATCGCCTTCGATACACGCTCTGTGGTCGTAGACGGCAATGTGGAACGCGTGATGGCGCGGTTGTTCGATTCCCATGCGGAACTGCCCAAGGAAAAAGGCGAATTCTATCGCCTGGCAGGGCTTTGCACGCCCGACCTGCGGCCCGGCGATTATGCCCAGGCTGTTATGGACTTGGGCGCGACCATCTGCACGCCAAAGAACCCGAAATGCACGCTTTGCCCGCTGGTGGACCTGTGCCAGGGCAAGCCCCATGCGGAAAGCCTGCCGCGCAAGGCGCCTAAAAAGACCAAACCGGTCCGGCGCGGTTATGCCTTCTGGCTGGAACGCCGGGACGGCACGATTCTGTTGTGCAAGCGCCCGGACAAGGGATTGCTGGGCGGCATGGTCGGCTTCCCCGGCAGCGAATGGACCGAAGACAGCCTGCCCCCGGCCCCCAATACGGTTCCGATCCCGGTCACAAATCTGACCGAAATCAGCGGTATGGTCCGCCACACTTTCACCCATTTTCATCTGGAACTATCGCTGTTCAAGGGCGATGTGGTTCAGGACCGCTATGAGCATCTGCCGGAAAAACACTTCTGGGCACGCCCGGAGGAATTCGGCGACCATGCCCTGCCGACCGTCATGCGCAAGGCCGCGGATCTTGCCATCGACGCACTAAAAGGCGAAGAATAG
- a CDS encoding AAA family ATPase, with translation MHFKKLRVSGFKSFADQTEMLIEPGLTGVVGPNGCGKSNVIESLRWVMGETSAKRMRGKDMDDVIFGGSSNRPARNLAEVSVVLDNSGRTGPIAFNDADELEITRRIERGQGSSYRINGRDVRARDVQLLFADLASGANSTAIVSQGRIGALIGAKPSERRTLLEEAAGIRGLHSRRHEAELRLKAAESNLERLEDVIGALETQNQGLQRQARQANRYRKLSEQIRRFEGILLHLRWEESRVALEEAGQRLGEIEEVVTDRTQLTASGAAAQTRASEALPELRKAEAAASAELQRLQLAERELTNEESRIQQTKLELENRLRQIAADLDREQSLSQDARAALERLLAEREELAGTDENQSDLVAELQEAVEIATEEVAEKETELQQLTESVAGLDAQRNSLTGQINQAEARIERLKLRAEELAAERESLTAEMEVVAELELAAEAVAEAEEILEEARATLEAAEESQAASDQAERAARDQLQQAEQQARQLTDTADAQARERLQHAEKAAREQVQQAESALATLTAEEKALTKLVEGAQAELKDPVTDSLQVEPGYEKALGAALGEDLDASVNETEPVHWAGLPPLSGMMGMPKEAEPLVKFVTAPSALNRRLAQIGVVADAETGRRLQGSLGPGQRLVSRDGGLWRWDGFTVAEGAPTAAAKRLEQMNRLVELRDQIVEAESQLAGIREAAEEQVETAKVEGETLLEEARLQAEALTESAQTAFADTVEAAQRANEATRQRREAQQQAYAKVNEARQAHSSLSSRAAAAQSRVASVEENAERTAQEIEETQAQLVMAQEALDGLEDPQQAWDRVNQLRAVLAELRTVQVEKRSAFDRLQRESESRRSRLSAIEVEEASWQERAAGAGERMEDLSMRAESAAEQKELLESRPEEIAEQRLGLLDAITEAEAKRNAVADKLSEAERFQMDVDRALKDAEHALAEAREMRVRRQAEVEQAQQNANNVAERIQEKLDCYPKDVLRVAGIEEGEELPPKAEVEVKVDRLTRERDNMGAVNLRAEQEAAELSDKITSMHTERDDLLAAIARLRQGIAALNREGRGRLLAAFEEVNNHFQELFVKLFGGGEAKLKLTEAEDPLQAGLEIMASPPGKRMQVMSLLSGGEQALTALSLLFAVFLTNPAPICVLDEVDAPLDDSNVDRFCMMLEEMAAAGTTRFLVVTHHRMTMARVDRLFGVTMAERGVSQLVSVDLRQAAAMRDAV, from the coding sequence GTGCACTTTAAGAAGCTAAGAGTTTCCGGGTTCAAGTCTTTTGCAGATCAGACAGAAATGCTGATCGAACCCGGACTCACGGGCGTTGTCGGACCGAATGGCTGCGGAAAGTCCAATGTAATTGAAAGCCTGCGCTGGGTCATGGGGGAAACCTCGGCCAAGCGTATGCGCGGCAAGGATATGGACGACGTCATCTTTGGTGGCTCGTCCAATCGTCCGGCCCGGAACCTGGCGGAGGTTTCCGTTGTTCTCGACAACTCGGGCCGCACAGGTCCGATCGCGTTCAATGACGCGGACGAGTTGGAGATTACCCGGCGTATCGAACGCGGGCAGGGGTCAAGCTACCGGATCAATGGCCGGGATGTGCGCGCACGCGACGTACAGCTTTTATTTGCGGATCTGGCCAGTGGCGCGAATTCAACCGCAATCGTCAGCCAGGGACGCATTGGCGCGCTGATCGGCGCCAAACCTTCAGAAAGACGTACCCTTCTGGAAGAGGCGGCCGGGATTCGCGGTTTGCATTCCCGGCGGCATGAGGCGGAACTGCGCCTGAAAGCGGCGGAAAGCAATCTGGAACGACTGGAAGATGTGATTGGCGCACTGGAAACCCAGAACCAGGGGTTGCAGCGCCAGGCCCGTCAGGCAAACCGCTATCGCAAGTTGTCCGAACAGATCAGACGCTTTGAGGGGATTCTGCTGCATCTGCGCTGGGAGGAAAGCCGGGTCGCACTGGAAGAGGCGGGGCAGCGTCTCGGCGAAATCGAAGAGGTCGTGACCGACCGCACCCAACTTACCGCCAGCGGGGCCGCGGCCCAGACCCGGGCGTCGGAAGCCCTGCCGGAATTGCGTAAGGCGGAAGCGGCGGCTTCGGCGGAACTGCAGCGGCTGCAACTGGCCGAACGGGAATTGACCAACGAAGAAAGCCGCATTCAGCAAACCAAGCTGGAGTTGGAAAACCGTTTGCGGCAGATCGCGGCCGATCTGGATCGTGAGCAATCCCTGTCCCAGGATGCCCGGGCGGCACTGGAGCGGCTGTTGGCCGAACGCGAGGAACTGGCCGGGACGGATGAAAACCAGTCGGACCTGGTTGCCGAATTGCAGGAGGCGGTGGAAATCGCAACCGAAGAGGTTGCCGAAAAGGAAACAGAGCTTCAGCAACTGACCGAATCGGTTGCCGGACTGGATGCCCAGCGCAATTCCCTGACAGGGCAGATCAATCAGGCAGAGGCACGTATCGAGCGTCTCAAACTTCGGGCGGAAGAACTGGCGGCAGAGCGTGAAAGCCTTACCGCCGAGATGGAAGTCGTGGCGGAACTGGAACTGGCCGCGGAGGCCGTTGCAGAGGCGGAGGAAATCCTGGAGGAGGCGCGTGCCACATTGGAGGCGGCGGAAGAAAGCCAGGCGGCTTCCGATCAGGCGGAACGCGCTGCCCGCGATCAGTTGCAACAGGCCGAACAGCAGGCCCGGCAGTTGACTGATACCGCCGACGCGCAGGCGCGCGAGCGGTTGCAACATGCGGAAAAGGCCGCCCGTGAGCAGGTACAGCAGGCTGAATCGGCGCTGGCGACCCTGACGGCAGAGGAAAAGGCGCTCACCAAACTGGTGGAGGGCGCGCAGGCGGAACTCAAGGACCCGGTGACGGATTCACTGCAGGTGGAGCCGGGGTATGAAAAGGCCCTTGGCGCGGCACTGGGCGAGGATCTGGACGCATCCGTCAATGAGACGGAGCCGGTGCATTGGGCCGGGTTGCCGCCGCTCTCCGGGATGATGGGCATGCCGAAAGAGGCGGAACCTCTGGTCAAATTCGTGACCGCGCCGTCCGCGCTCAACCGGCGCCTGGCGCAGATCGGCGTCGTGGCGGATGCTGAAACCGGCAGGCGGTTGCAGGGTAGTCTTGGGCCGGGACAACGTCTGGTCAGTCGGGATGGCGGGTTGTGGCGCTGGGATGGCTTTACGGTGGCCGAAGGCGCGCCGACAGCAGCGGCCAAGCGACTGGAGCAGATGAACCGTCTTGTGGAGCTTCGCGATCAGATCGTTGAGGCGGAAAGCCAGTTGGCGGGAATCCGCGAGGCGGCCGAAGAGCAGGTGGAAACGGCAAAGGTCGAAGGGGAGACCCTACTGGAGGAGGCCCGCCTTCAGGCGGAAGCCCTGACCGAATCGGCGCAGACGGCCTTTGCCGATACGGTGGAGGCGGCTCAACGCGCCAATGAGGCAACCCGTCAACGGCGTGAGGCCCAGCAGCAGGCCTATGCCAAGGTCAATGAAGCCCGCCAGGCCCATTCCTCCCTGTCCAGCCGGGCCGCCGCCGCACAATCGCGCGTGGCAAGCGTCGAGGAAAATGCGGAGCGCACCGCCCAGGAGATAGAGGAAACGCAGGCGCAGCTCGTTATGGCGCAGGAAGCCCTGGACGGTTTGGAAGACCCGCAGCAGGCCTGGGACCGGGTCAATCAACTGCGCGCGGTGCTGGCCGAATTGCGGACGGTGCAGGTCGAAAAGCGCAGTGCCTTCGACCGGCTGCAGCGCGAATCGGAAAGCCGCCGGTCCCGGCTGTCAGCCATCGAGGTTGAGGAAGCTTCCTGGCAGGAGCGGGCTGCAGGTGCGGGGGAACGCATGGAGGATTTGTCCATGCGTGCGGAATCGGCGGCGGAACAAAAGGAATTGCTGGAAAGCCGACCGGAGGAAATTGCCGAACAGCGCCTTGGGCTTCTGGATGCAATTACCGAGGCAGAGGCGAAACGCAACGCGGTGGCGGACAAACTGTCGGAGGCGGAGCGCTTCCAGATGGATGTGGACCGGGCGCTGAAGGATGCCGAACATGCGCTGGCGGAGGCCCGCGAGATGCGGGTGCGCCGACAGGCGGAGGTCGAACAGGCGCAGCAGAATGCCAATAACGTTGCAGAACGAATCCAGGAAAAACTGGATTGTTATCCCAAAGATGTTCTGCGCGTTGCCGGAATCGAGGAAGGCGAGGAACTGCCGCCCAAGGCCGAGGTGGAGGTCAAGGTGGACCGCCTGACCCGCGAGCGGGACAATATGGGGGCGGTCAACCTGCGCGCCGAACAGGAAGCGGCGGAACTGTCCGACAAGATTACTTCCATGCATACCGAACGCGATGACCTGCTGGCGGCGATTGCACGCCTGCGTCAGGGCATTGCTGCGTTGAACCGCGAAGGCAGGGGCCGCCTGCTTGCCGCCTTTGAAGAGGTGAACAACCATTTCCAGGAGCTTTTTGTGAAGCTCTTCGGTGGCGGTGAAGCAAAGTTGAAGCTGACGGAGGCGGAAGACCCGTTGCAGGCAGGACTGGAAATTATGGCGTCTCCGCCGGGCAAACGGATGCAGGTAATGTCGCTTCTCTCCGGTGGGGAGCAGGCGCTGACGGCCCTGTCCCTTTTGTTTGCTGTCTTCCTGACAAACCCGGCCCCGATCTGCGTGCTTGATGAGGTGGATGCGCCGCTTGACGATTCGAACGTCGACCGATTCTGCATGATGCTGGAGGAAATGGCGGCGGCAGGGACCACCCGCTTCCTGGTCGTGACCCACCACCGGATGACAATGGCGCGCGTGGACCGGCTGTTTGGCGTTACAATGGCGGAACGCGGTGTCAGCCAGCTTGTCTCTGTCGACCTGCGTCAGGCTGCCGCCATGCGCGATGCGGTGTGA
- a CDS encoding DsbA family protein: MRRILSLIVVGLTFWAVTANAAEVNLDEAIQERVLGDPNAPVTMIEFSSLTCPHCADFHKDKLPEIKKKYIDTGKVKLVYRDFPWDQAAAAAALLARCSPPDRYFKFLDALFRNREKWISENPIEGLTRLGKMGGVSEDKFKACLSEGKIMDDIIKSRMEGAQKYEVSATPTFIIKGADGEEKIEGDVDLEEFESTIDKFLP; this comes from the coding sequence ATGCGCCGAATTTTGTCGCTGATTGTTGTGGGCCTGACATTCTGGGCCGTTACCGCCAACGCCGCCGAGGTGAATCTTGATGAGGCGATCCAGGAGCGGGTGCTGGGTGATCCCAATGCGCCGGTCACGATGATTGAATTCTCGTCCCTGACCTGCCCGCATTGCGCCGATTTCCACAAAGACAAGCTGCCGGAAATCAAGAAGAAATATATCGACACCGGCAAGGTGAAGCTGGTCTATCGGGACTTCCCCTGGGACCAGGCTGCCGCCGCTGCGGCACTTCTGGCGCGTTGCTCGCCGCCGGATCGCTATTTCAAATTCCTCGATGCGCTTTTCCGTAACCGTGAAAAATGGATTTCCGAAAATCCGATCGAAGGTCTGACCCGTCTGGGCAAGATGGGTGGCGTCAGCGAAGACAAGTTCAAGGCCTGCCTGTCTGAAGGCAAGATCATGGATGACATCATCAAGAGCCGTATGGAAGGGGCGCAGAAATATGAAGTAAGCGCCACTCCGACTTTCATCATCAAAGGCGCCGATGGTGAGGAAAAGATCGAGGGTGATGTCGACCTCGAAGAGTTCGAATCCACGATTGATAAATTCCTCCCGTAA